The DNA segment CGAATCCATCGTCTCGGGAGTAGGTTCCATAATATCCAGCAGCCGCTTGTGCGTTCTGATTTCAAACTGCTCACGAGACTTCTTATCGACATGCGTCGACCGTTGCACCGTAAAGCGCTCGATTCTGGTCGGTAAAGGAATCGGGCCGACAACCTTGGCCCCGCTCCTCTTGACCGTCTCGACGATCTCGGCCACAGACT comes from the Nitrospirota bacterium genome and includes:
- the rpsJ gene encoding 30S ribosomal protein S10, which translates into the protein MVKVDQRIRIRLRGFDYRVLDQSVAEIVETVKRSGAKVVGPIPLPTRIERFTVQRSTHVDKKSREQFEIRTHKRLLDIMEPTPETMDSLMKLNLAAGVDVEIKL